Proteins found in one Panicum hallii strain FIL2 chromosome 4, PHallii_v3.1, whole genome shotgun sequence genomic segment:
- the LOC112890358 gene encoding uncharacterized protein LOC112890358, translating into MDAYIMEVWKLENKFLGLEIDPVIQDNNIGADVLSKLGSTHAQVQAGVFVQEHKHPSIKTSAQGTTDPGPHEPDREVMMLGEDWREPFINFIKDQKLTVGISERSAAVARIMRRSKGFVLVNNKLYKHGARPGVLMKCVIGEDGYDILPKIHDGSYGNHTSSKTLVGKAYRAGFYWPTVVSDA; encoded by the coding sequence ATGGATGCATACATAATGGAAGTATGgaagctggaaaataagttcTTAGGGCTGGAGATTGATCCTGTGATCCAAGACAACAATATTGGAGCAGACGTACTATCCAAGCTGGGTTCTACCCATGCTCAGGTTCAAGCAGGTGTATTTGTCCAAGAGCATAAgcacccatccatcaagactTCGGCTCAAGGCACCACCGATCCAGGTCCTCATGAACCAGATCGAGAGGTCATGATGTTGGGAGAAGATTGGAGGGAACCTTTCATCAACTTCATCAAGGACCAGAAACTAACCGTGGGCATCTCTGAACGGAGCGCAGCAGTTGCTCGCATCATGAGACGGAGCAAGGGATTTGTTTTGGTTAACAACAAGCTTTACAAGCACGGTGCACGTCCAGGCgtcctcatgaagtgtgtcataGGTGAGGATGGCTATGACATTCTTCCTAAAATTCATGATGGATCCTACGGCAATCACACTTCTTCAAAGACACTAGTTGGGAAGGCATACAGGGCAGGCTTTTACTGGCCCACAGTAGTATCAGATGCTTAA